One Penaeus vannamei isolate JL-2024 chromosome 27, ASM4276789v1, whole genome shotgun sequence genomic window carries:
- the LOC138866842 gene encoding uncharacterized protein: MVEVMGEMVVVMVEIKVMVEMAVVMVEIDVMVEMAVVMVEIDVMVEMAVVMVEIDVMVEMVVVMVETVEVMAEMAVVMVEIEVMVEMAVVMVETVDVMAEMVVVMVEMVVVMVETVEVMAEMAVVMVEIEVMVEMAVVMVEMVDVMVEMVVVMVEMVVVMGEMGAVRVVMVAMVLMLKVMVVLLVEIETVVEMVGGSAGRDSKGDSVDRDGGGCINDGSDGESMTELVLVVVAVTVRVMEVLMKR; the protein is encoded by the exons ATGGTGGAAGTGATGGGAGAAatggtggtagtaatggtagaGATTAAAGTGATGGTAGAGATGGCGGTAGTAATGGTAGAGATTGATGTGATGGTAGAGATGGCGGTAGTAATGGTAGAGATTGATGTGATGGTAGAGATGGCGGTAGTAATGGTAGAGATTGATGTGATGGTAGAGatggtggtagtaatggtagaGACAGTGGAAGTGATGGCAGAGATGGCGGTAGTAATGGTAGAGATTGAAGTGATGGTAGAGATGGCGGTAGTAATGGTAGAGACGGTGGATGTGATGGCAGAGatggtggtagtaatggtagagatggtggtagtaatggtagaGACAGTGGAAGTGATGGCAGAGATGGCGGTAGTAATGGTAGAGATTGAAGTGATGGTAGAGATGGCGGTAGTAATGGTAGAGATGGTGGATGTGATGGTAGAGatggtggtagtaatggtagagatggtggtagtgatgggaGAGATGGGAGCAGTGAGAGTAGTGATGGTGGCAATGGTACTGATGCTGAAAGTGATGGTAGTATTGCTGGTAGAGATAGAGACGGTGGTtgagatggtg ggTGGTAGTGCTGGTAGAGATAGTAAAGGTGACAGTGTTGATAGAGATGGTGGTGGCTGTATAAATGATGGCAGTGACGGAGAAAGTATGACAGAGCTAGTGTTGGTGGTAGTGGCAGTGACAGTACGAGTGATGGAGGTACTGATGAAGAGATAG